From Topomyia yanbarensis strain Yona2022 chromosome 1, ASM3024719v1, whole genome shotgun sequence, one genomic window encodes:
- the LOC131676404 gene encoding histone H1B-like, which yields MAETATEVAAAAPATASPAKAPKKAKAAKSGPAKPKKPSTHPPVNDMVLAAIKTLKERNGSSLQAIKKYIAANYKCDVAKLAPFIKKALKSGVEKGKLAQTKGTGASGSFKVKADAKKPAGEKKPKKAAAAKKPKKAAGEKKAAAKKPAGEKKAKKPKAAAAKKSVAKKAKAAPAKAAKKAAAPKQKATKPTKAVANKPKTPKPKKAAPAKKAAPKKAAAKK from the coding sequence ATGGCTGAAACCGCTACCGAAGTTGCTGCTGCCGCCCCTGCTACCGCTTCTCCGGCCAAGGCTCCGAAGAAGGCGAAGGCTGCCAAAAGTGGCCCTGCTAAACCGAAAAAGCCCTCGACCCATCCACCAGTGAATGATATGGTTCTGGCTGCCATCAAGACCCTGAAGGAACGCAACGGTTCTTCGCTGCAGGCCATCAAGAAATACATCGCCGCCAACTATAAGTGTGACGTCGCCAAGTTGGCTCCATTTATCAAAAAGGCCTTGAAATCGGGCGTTGAGAAGGGAAAGCTTGCTCAGACTAAGGGTACTGGCGCTTCCGGATCGTTCAAGGTTAAGGCCGACGCTAAGAAACCGGCTGGTGAGAAAAAGCCGAAGAAGGCTGCTGCCGCCAAGAAGCCCAAGAAGGCTGCTGGAGAGAAAAAGGCGGCTGCCAAGAAACCAGCTGGCGAGAAGAAGGCTAAGAAGCCGAAAGCTGCTGCCGCTAAGAAATCTGTGGCGAAGAAAGCCAAGGCAGCCCCTGCAAAGGCCGCCAAGAAGGCAGCTGCTCCCAAACAGAAAGCCACCAAGCCAACGAAAGCCGTTGCAAACAAACCGAAAACCCcgaagccaaagaaggccgcacCAGCCAAGAAAGCTGCTCCAAAAAAAGCCGCCGCCAAGAAGTAA